The genomic DNA TTAAAAGTATCAAAAGTGTAAGCTCACGCTGGTGTCAGTTAATATAAAGTCCTGCAAGACttggaggagtttttttttccgttccAGGGCAATTCATTTGGTTACTACGTGCTtgttgacaggaaaaaaagaagaaaaaaaagaaccccgCCATCACATCCTGTTTCCACACGAGGCTTCAGGGATGAACGATCTTTCCGAGCGATCAGATAAATCACATGCGAGTCTGTGGCTTTGTTTTACAGGCATGGAAGCCAGCGCTGTGTTACCTTAATggacacttttttattattactatgtaCAGTCCATTAAAAAATTCCACTTTTCAAATGGCTGATAACTTTAAATACCGTCATCCTGATGATGTGAGTATATTGAAGCTGTGGGTCGAGGCTAATGTTGCATTCGTAAATAGAACGAGCCTGAATTATGCTTCTCTGGGGCAAACGTGCACGAGGGTTGCTTGGATTTGTCCGTGTGGCTCTCCCTTCGTAAAGTAAATTTGTTTCACGTTTGTTTTCGTCCACTGTGCACTTACACGTCTAAAACTGATCCTGAGGGGGAACATGAATGAGCGGATGTAAAATCGAGgcaattcataaaaaatgtaaaaagacatgccgctcaaaaaaataaatgtgaaccTCACGGTGGCGCTAAAGGGAAAGGTCACGGGATCATCAAATTCAGTAGGAATCGTCCTCAGGGGACCATGACTCATGGCGATCCCTCCAATAGTTCTTGGGTTCTATCTAACTCTTCTGCATAATAACATTTCGGCATTTCTGAAGGGCAGGCAAATTCGTGAAGAACAAATGGCAGGTGATGTGACATGAGTAAAATCCAAGTGAAAGCAGCAAGAACCTGCACAGCTttgatgatggcgatgatgccCGTCGGCCAGAAGCAGCAGACGGTGGTGAGCACGGCGATGGGCAGGTAGTCGTGCGGCGGCCGGCGGTCCATCAGGGTGATGCTGGGCGGCATCTGCATGGGGTGCATCTGGCCCGGCGGGATCGCGGGATGGGCTCCTGCGGCCGGCATGTAGGGCTGACCCTGGACGGAGGGAGCGAGATagagaaaagacaggaagtgagtaaAGAGAAAAGGTGACGAAGAAGCTACAGTGACCCTGAAGGTgtgtttttcccatttgtcgttgtgattttcacttcagggccaccgtagatcAATTCATGTTGGACATTGAGCAACAGGACAAACAGACTTCATTTGCAGTTCTTGACAGCGGCCGGTCACAATGATTATTGACGATGATCCGGCAGACGGCGACTCAATCAGAGATGAGCTCTCAAAGCCGACGGgacgtccatccatccatcgtctaccgctttatccatttaagggtcgcgggcgAGAGGCGGGTTACACCCCTGGACAGGTCGGGTTACacccctggacaggtcaccagcctatcacaggccaatttacctaaccccattctgcatgtctttggactgtgggaggaagccggagaacccggagagaacccacgcatacagggggagaacatgcaaactccacacagaaaggccctggtttgGTTTGGTCCCCGACGGGACGCTTTCACCACAAATCACCTGCAGAGCTCAGGCGTGTCCGTCTCTcttgatgttgtgtgtgtgtctggtgttgGCTCACATCCTCTGGCTGTAATTACTGTTCAGCTGCACGACTCGAGGAGAGAAATCAGAGAGGCTCACTGACTCTTTTAATCAAACTTGCGTCTGGAATTGTTTCGTCACACGAGCTCGTCTGCGTCCAGGAGACGGGTCGTCGGCAGGCGAAGCATGAAGCCCGTCGCGGTGCGCGGAAAGGTCAGGGACGACTTCGCTCCTGACATGAcgataaatcatattttaaatattcatttcactAATCGAGATTGATGGCGGCAGCACAAAAGCAGCCACACTTTCCGTTGCTCGATGACTCACGGTCGCTCTCCGGTGCCTAATTTTTTGCCACgttcatttcttcttcaggcGTAACGCCTGAAAGGGTTTTCATGTAAAACACGTGTCGCTGtaattggaaaaacaacaacattgtacaaaaatgaatggACAAATAAAGGGAACAAATTATTTCCTATTAGTAGTTTTTAAAGCACTGGTTCCTAAACTGTTTGTGATGCTTTACATACCAAACCAATCACAGTCACACCTGCACTTTGTCAGCAGTTCAGCAAAAGACCGATGTTCCCTTCTCAAATGATCTAATTGTTTAAATCACTGTTTTGGGaactgtgtgtctctgacagATGGGAAATATTAGAATAGAGAGATgacaggaaaagaggagaaagacagacggCATTCAACACGTGTCCCCGGTCGCAGAATGAATCACTGGTGAATTGTGTCGTTCCCTTAACTACATCAACGAAGCCCAAATTATCTGATTCTCATGGTTTTTAAAACCCGGAGAGGTAAAACTCTTGAGTATTAAAAGGCAAAGATttgagaaaagtaaaaaatcaaCACTACTTTGTGTGGCAGAGTTTCCTTCTTTCCTATTTTATTGACTCGTCTCACAAAGTGCCCCTCAGACTCAAACCCTAAATTTTGCAAATGCGATGAAGAAggcactttttttcttaatgcaatgtgtttttgaaaagtaattAGAAAAGATCTTAGCCTATAAATGCAATAATCTGCGAATATTTCATCTAATGTCCCCACGATAATAACCACAGAGCTTCATAAAACCACATGAACCAAGATGTCAAAAGACTGCTGCAAACATTTGTCTCTTATTTTTAAGTAATTCtcattacaaaaagaaaatacctaCACTGGgtctaaaataaaaagaatcataGCTCTACATCTAAGAGACCGTAAAACAGAGCATGACATAAGATAAACGCTTTATTTTCTGATGATTTTGTAATAACTGTAATAGTCTTCtgaaaaagcaaatgaatgtctgtgttttccctATATTCAGTTCTTTCCAAATATGGATAACTGTAATATAAGGCTACTAATATTCCTTTATTTATCCATCAAATCCATAAATGTGCAGGTGCTATTACCTGTGCTATGAAATGTACAGCATGCTGAATTTCTAAACAGAGCCTGGTGCAATTCTGCGGCAAACTGATGTCGGACCTGTGAAATCtttcaaagaaacaacaacgcGTCGTCTCTGACTCACCGACGCCATGGGGTAGACGGGCACGTAAGCCGTGcagggctgcagctgcagcgggTAGCCCGGGTGGATGTACCCGACGGGCGGGTGAGACATGGTGCCGCCGGGCCCCTGGGTCTGGACGGTGTAGCCCTGCGGGGCCCCCGCAGGCCCCATGGGGCCGCAGTGGAACTGGGTCTCCTGCAGGTAGCCCTCCGAGCCtgggggaggaggcggcggagggtAGCTGGGCTGGGTGCCGGGCGCGGGGGCCATGTTGGGATGCTGGCCCATGTTGGGATGCTGGCCCATGTTGGGATGCTGGCCCAGGTTGGGGTCTTGCGGGCCGGAGAGATACGGAGGCGGCTGCATGGTCTGACGGCCGGAGTCATCGAAACCTGGGTgatgaacagaggaggaggaggaagaaggatgATAAGACAAAGACGTAAAtagagcagaggaagaacaaTAAAAGAAGTGAGAGCGTGTTATCTAACCAGAGCACGGCTACGCGTTCGTCTGCAAGTCGAA from Scophthalmus maximus strain ysfricsl-2021 chromosome 22, ASM2237912v1, whole genome shotgun sequence includes the following:
- the prrt1 gene encoding proline-rich transmembrane protein 1 isoform X2: MSSEKHGFDDSGRQTMQPPPYLSGPQDPNLGQHPNMGQHPNMGQHPNMAPAPGTQPSYPPPPPPPGSEGYLQETQFHCGPMGPAGAPQGYTVQTQGPGGTMSHPPVGYIHPGYPLQLQPCTAYVPVYPMASGQPYMPAAGAHPAIPPGQMHPMQMPPSITLMDRRPPHDYLPIAVLTTVCCFWPTGIIAIIKAVQVRTAIARGDMVTAEIASREARNFSFISLAVGIASIVLCTILTVVVIIASQHHDDDWEP
- the prrt1 gene encoding proline-rich transmembrane protein 1 isoform X3, giving the protein MQPPPYLSGPQDPNLGQHPNMGQHPNMGQHPNMAPAPGTQPSYPPPPPPPGSEGYLQETQFHCGPMGPAGAPQGYTVQTQGPGGTMSHPPVGYIHPGYPLQLQPCTAYVPVYPMASGQPYMPAAGAHPAIPPGQMHPMQMPPSITLMDRRPPHDYLPIAVLTTVCCFWPTGIIAIIKAVQVRTAIARGDMVTAEIASREARNFSFISLAVGIASIVLCTILTVVVIIASQHHDDDWEP
- the prrt1 gene encoding proline-rich transmembrane protein 1 isoform X1, yielding MVWLRSFLDAQRGFDDSGRQTMQPPPYLSGPQDPNLGQHPNMGQHPNMGQHPNMAPAPGTQPSYPPPPPPPGSEGYLQETQFHCGPMGPAGAPQGYTVQTQGPGGTMSHPPVGYIHPGYPLQLQPCTAYVPVYPMASGQPYMPAAGAHPAIPPGQMHPMQMPPSITLMDRRPPHDYLPIAVLTTVCCFWPTGIIAIIKAVQVRTAIARGDMVTAEIASREARNFSFISLAVGIASIVLCTILTVVVIIASQHHDDDWEP